From a single Rutidosis leptorrhynchoides isolate AG116_Rl617_1_P2 chromosome 5, CSIRO_AGI_Rlap_v1, whole genome shotgun sequence genomic region:
- the LOC139849665 gene encoding protein DMP9-like has product MEQQPNEIGVKIYSPSPQSNFNQIPPPPPPMPPQFGNRRRRAMANGVQKTLSKTSMLVNFLPTGTLLTFEMVLPSVYGKGECTMVTTLMINVLLGICTCSCFFFHFTDSFRGTDGKMYYGFVTPWGLKVFKPVQEMEVPKDERYILGFTDFVHAMMSSMVFVAIAFSDHRVTNCLFPNHTEELDEVMQSFPLMVGIVCSGLFLVFPNTRYGIGCLSA; this is encoded by the coding sequence ATGGAACAACAGCCAAATGAAATTGGTGTCAAAATATACTCTCCCTCCCCACAATCCAACTTCAACCAAATCCCGCCACCACCGCCGCCCATGCCACCACAATTTGGTAACCGAAGAAGGCGGGCAATGGCAAACGGGGTTCAAAAAACGCTCTCTAAGACTTCGATGCTCGTAAACTTTCTCCCAACCGGAACCCTCCTCACATTCGAAATGGTCCTTCCCTCAGTTTACGGAAAAGGCGAATGCACCATGGTCACAACACTCATGATCAATGTACTCCTTGGAATATGCACATGTTCTTGTTTTTTCTTCCATTTTACGGATAGTTTCCGTGGGACCGATGGAAAAATGTATTATGGATTTGTGACTCCATGGGGATTAAAAGTGTTTAAACCGGTTCAAGAAATGGAAGTGCCTAAGGATGAAAGGTATATACTTGGGTTCACTGATTTTGTTCATGCAATGATGTCGTCTATGGTTTTTGTAGCGATTGCGTTTTCGGATCATCGTGTTACGAATTGTTTGTTTCCGAATCATACGGAGGAATTGGATGAAGTAATGCAAAGTTTTCCATTGATGGTTGGGATTGTGTGTAGTGGTTTGTTTTTAGTGTTTCCAAATACCCGATATGGGATTGGTTGTTTGTCTGCTTAG